A region of Lycium barbarum isolate Lr01 chromosome 1, ASM1917538v2, whole genome shotgun sequence DNA encodes the following proteins:
- the LOC132602980 gene encoding uncharacterized protein LOC132602980 — MATLVPGVLLKLLQHMNTDVKVAGEHRSSLLQVVSIVPALAGGELFPNQGFYLKVSDSSHATYVSLPDEHDDLILSDKIQLGQFIHVERLEAASPVPILRGVRPVPGRHPCVGTPEDIVATHSLGFLNNNGDKTRSPSKALGNSHGGVKDSKAAVSRSNTSGTKEEKVEKKKPILTWSKSHLSKLALNVSEKKDSITRVKSSGSSRSIPTSPTSCYSLPTSFEKFSNGVKQQAKVKGLDRLEKATTKPGLEKSSSIRGASPTPKRVMGGNPLKNYLQGLELEPKALRKSWEGNMDLKSRESPRLRVSKHDLKPEPRSTSVPRKSISEKLTSKEDNRGILAKSSKEEIKAHTSLKKTSTNGEPVDADKSSKQKTSKGKKLPGEANNGLQDLVKVAVSNRILADGNVAWSSLPSSLAKIGKEVMRHRDAAQIAAIEAMQVASATESLLRCLSTYSELSSSAKEDNAQPAVEQFLALHASLKNVHLVGDTLSKTISAAGSESDQEETPSEEALKAVSEKRKQATLWVNAALATNLSSFSVYSKKATSSPTAPSAPLPSSKTNALNQPMLVLDNSTKNTLAKTQPKPRPTVSSKIQSGSQRRLTDGVSANQKPKSPPPADWVKGDGLEEAVDLAEMLRVASQDWFLGFVERFLDADVDASALSDNGQIAGMLSQLKSVNDWLDEIGSSKDDESPKIDSETIDRIRKKIYEYLLTHVESAAAALGGGGGGSSQVSPTIETKTRK; from the exons ATGGCTACTTTAGTACCTGGTGTTTTATTGAAGCTTCTTCAGCATATGAACACAGATGTGAAAGTTGCTGGTGAGCACAGGTCATCTTTATTACAAGTGGTTAGCATTGTGCCAGCATTAGCAGGTGGTGAGCTTTTTCCAAACCAAGGTTTTTACCTAAAGGTATCAGATTCTTCTCATGCCACTTATGTATCTTTGCCTGATGAACATGATGATCTTATTTTAAGTGATAAGATTCAATTAGGTCAGTTTATTCATGTTGAAAGGCTTGAAGCTGCCTCACCTGTGCCTATCCTTAGAGGGGTTAGGCCGGTCCCCGGTCGACACCCTTGTGTTGGTACTCCTGAAGATATAGTAGCAACTCATTCTTTAGGGTTCCTCAATAACAATGGAGATAAAACTAGGTCACCCTCAAAAGCATTAGGCAATAGTCATGGTGGGGTGAAAGACAGTAAAGCTGCAGTTTCTAGATCAAATACTAGTGGTACCAAAGAGGAAAAAGTGGAAAAGAAGAAGCCTATTTTGACTTGGTCGAAGTCTCACCTGTCGAAGTTAGCATTAAATGTATCTGAAAAGAAGGATTCCATAACGAGAGTGAAATCTTCTGGTAGCTCAAGATCAATACCGACTTCGCCTACAAGTTGTTATTCATTACCAACGTCTTTTGAGAAGTTTTCGAATGGGGTTAAGCAACAAGCAAAGGTTAAGGGCTTGGATCGATTGGAGAAAGCAACAACTAAACCTGGATTGGAGAAGTCAAGTTCTATTCGAGGGGCGAGTCCAACACCGAAAAGAGTGATGGGTGGGAATCCGTTGAAGAATTATCTTCAAGGGCTTGAATTGGAGCCTAAAGCCTTGAGGAAAAGCTGGGAAGGGAATATGGATTTGAAGAGTAGAGAGAGTCCCAGATTGAGGGTCAGCAAGCATGATTTGAAGCCTGAACCGAGGAGCACGTCT GTTCCAAGAAAATCAATCAGTGAAAAATTGACAAGTAAAGAAGATAACCGGGGAATACTTGCAAAATCATCCAAAGAGGAAATTAAGGCTCATACATCGCTAAAGAAGACTTCCACAAACGGAGAGCCTGTTGATGCTGATAAATCAAGTAAGCAGAAAACATCCAAGGGAAAAAAGCTACCCGGGGAGGCCAATAATGGCTTACAAGACTTGGTCAAAGTTGCTGTTAGTAATAGAATTTTAGCAGATGGAAATGTTGCCTGGTCTTCACTCCCATCCTCTCTTGCAAAGATTGGAAAG GAAGTCATGAGGCACAGAGATGCTGCACAGATAGCAGCCATTGAGGCTATGCAGGTGGCTTCGGCTACTGAAAGCTTACTCAGATGTCTAAG CACATATTCTGAGTTGAGCTCCTCGGCAAAGGAAGATAATGCACAGCCTGCTGTTGAGCAATTCTTGGCGCTGCATGCGAGTTTGAAGAATGTACACCTTGTTGGTGATACTTTATCCAAGACCATCTCAGCTGCTGGTTCAGAATCAGATCAGGAAGAAACCCCATCTGAAGAAGCACTCAAGGCTGTTTCAGAAAAACGGAAACAAGCAACTCTATGGGTCAATGCTGCATTGGCTACCAATCTGTCATCATTCTCAGTGTATAGTAAAAAAGCAACTTCAAGTCCAACTGCTCCTTCAGCTCCCTTGCCAAGCTCAAAGACTAATGCTTTAAATCAACCTATGCTAGTCCTTGACAACTCAACCAAAAATACACTTGCAAAAACTCAACCCAAACCCCGCCCGACAGTCAGTTCTAAGATTCAGTCAGGATCTCAACGGCGCTTAACAGATGGGGTATCTGCTAATCAGAAGcccaaatctccccctccagcgGATTGGGTCAAAGGAGATGGTCTTGAAGAGGCCGTTGACTTAGCTGAGATGTTGCGAGTGGCGTCCCAAGATTGGTTCCTGGGATTTGTAGAAAGATTCTTGGATGCTGATGTGGATGCCTCAGCTTTATCAGATAATGGTCAAATAGCCGGCATGTTATCCCAGCTGAAGAGTGTGAACGACTGGTTAGATGAGATTGGATCTAGCAAGGATGATGAAAGTCCCAAAATTGATTCTGAGACCATCGATAGGATAAGAAAGAAGATCTATGAATATCTTCTCACTCATGTGGAATCTGCTGCAGCAGCtcttggtggtggtggtggtggcagCTCACAAGTGTCACCAACAATAGAAACCAAAACAAGAAAATGA